Proteins co-encoded in one Fusarium fujikuroi IMI 58289 draft genome, chromosome FFUJ_chr06 genomic window:
- a CDS encoding related to transcription factor SPT8 encodes MNTLDDDRLSASSADSDNDNDNDNDNDNDRNDVDEAMEDADDNGDQDQDAEGDDDDNNDDEDDDDNADADADADGEGEESQPPATDSNDQRSTQIKSEPDDSQSQPRKSATPAPSLDKRWPQPSPEYIGAASYDIVPTMAAPQSTSVNAMAITPDLRYWITGGSDGYIRKYDGPNTINGKLALTVAQRHPFVDSVTKAGILMSYWENEEPPPPGRGDQEHILSPVYSLAVQSQALWLLSGLESGGINLQSVRHDEGKRIHCLQQHTNAVSVLTMAQDERSVLSGGWDKNIFDWDLNTGQTIRSFDGNAGQISALELRPASGAPIPEDDDEPLPPTTMTTNNAAPIANGNFTDPLNNDGVDDMTAEFNANPSNGDGDGSASPAHDSLFGGSDAGSLFGETKEDQPFGNDDDEFTAVMPGHGHDSAMDHSADMAALDAGKDPEPEPEPVPEPEPVVEPPPPEPSLDTSDAMDVDLVPAPTQGTEPSQDALPKSEPTSPSLLLRSHTPTNHDPTQTSNTTFLSAAMDGTLRIWDRRQQDPVARIGTRNGVPPWCMGACWSPNGNNIYAGRRNGTVEEYNIHKAKRNWEPHRTLKFPGGSGAVSAVRPMINGRHLVCASHDIMRLYDLRESPMKHSSVPFLIIPGPPRAGVISSLYIDPTSRYMLSAAGTRGWEGTSTEVLIGYEINATNG; translated from the exons ATGAATACCCTGGACGATGATCGCCTGTCCGCCAGTTCAGCTGACTCGGACAatgacaacgacaacgataATGACAATGACAACGACCGCAACGACGTCGACGAGGCAATGGAGGACGCTGACGACAATGGCGATCAGGATCAAGATGCAGaaggcgatgacgatgataacaacgacgacgaagacgatgacgacaatgcagatgcagacgCTGATGCAGAcggtgaaggtgaagaatCTCAACCGCCTGCGACAGACTCAAACGATCAACGGAGTACTCAGATAAAATCCGAACCCGACGATTCGCAATCCCAACCCAGGAAATCAGCTACACCCGCCCCGAGTCTCGACAAGCGGTGGCCTCAGCCGTCGCCTGAGTACATCGGCGCAGCGTCCTACGATATCGTGCCGACCATGGCAGCGCCGCAATCGACGAGTGTCAATGCCATGGCTATCACACCCGATTTGAGGTACTGGATCACGGGAGGCTCAGACGGGTATATTCGTAAATATGACGGGCCCAATACCATCAACGGCAAGCTGGCTTTGACGGTTGCGCAGAGGCATCCGTTTGTGGATAGCGTTACCAAGGCTGGCATACTCATGTCGTACTGGGAGAATGAGGAGCCGCCGCCTCCGGGACGGGGAGACCAGGAGCATATTCTCTCGCCTGTTTACTCTCTCGCTGTACAATCGCAGGCTCTTTGGTTACTATCTGGTCTGGAGTCAGGGGGTATCAATCTACAGAGCGTCCGACACGACGAGGGCAAGAGAATCCACTGTCTGCAGCAGCACACAAACGCTGTGTCTGTCTTGACGATGGCGCAGGACGAAAGGAGCGTTCTTAGCGGTGGATGGGACAAGAACATCTTTGATTGGGATCTCAACACCGGTCAAACCATCAGAAGCTTCGATGGCAACGCAGGTCAAATATCAGCTCTTGAACTCCGTCCCGCAAGCGGTGCTCCCATCccagaagacgacgatgagccACTGCCTCCTACAACAATGACTACAAATAACGCGGCGCCTATAGCGAATGGGAACTTTACAGATCCACTCAACAACGATGGAGTCGACGATATGACCGCTGAGTTCAACGCCAATCCCAGCAACGGCGATGGCGACGGGTCAGCTTCACCCGCGCACGACAGTCTCTTTGGAGGAAGCGATGCGGGGAGCTTATTCGGCGAGACAAAGGAAGATCAACCCTTTGgcaacgacgacgatgaattCACTGCCGTGATGCCGGGCCATGGTCATGATAGCGCTATGGACCATTCAGCAGACATGGCCGCTCTCGACGCAGGAAAAGATccagagcctgagcctgaacCCGTTCCGGAACCCGAACCGGTCGTTGAACCGCCCCCGCCTGAGCCATCGCTGGATACAAGCGACGCTATGGACGTCGATCTCGTACCGGCTCCAACGCAAGGCACAGAACCATCGCAAGACGCACTCCCCAAGTCTGAGCCAACATCTCCTTCGTTACTCCTCAGATCACACACCCCCACGAATCATGATCCAACACAAACATCCAACACAACATTCCTCTCGGCTGCGATGGACGGAACATTAAGAATCTGGGATCGACGCCAACAAGATCCCGTGGCGCGCATCGGCACAAGGAATGGTGTCCCCCCGTGGTGCATGGGCGCCTGCTGGAGTCCCAACGGCAACAACATCTACGCGGGCCGTCGCAACGGGACCGTGGAAGAGTACAATATTCACAAGGCAAAGAGAAATTGGGAACCCCACAGGACGCTCAAGTTCCCCGGGGGCAGCGGAGCAGTCAGTGCCGTGAGACCCATGATTAACGGCCGTCATCTCGTCTG TGCCTCCCACGATATCATGCGTCTCTACGATCTTCGTGAATCGCCCATGAAGCACTCTAGCGTTcccttcctcatcatccccgGTCCTCCCCGTGCAGGCGTCATCTCCAGTCTCTACATCGACCCGACAAGCCGCTACATGCTGAGCGCTGCAGGCACAAGAGGCTGGGAGGGTACGAGTACAGAAGTCCTCATCGGTTATGAGATTAATGCTACCAATGGATAG